The following proteins come from a genomic window of Candidatus Zixiibacteriota bacterium:
- a CDS encoding T9SS type A sorting domain-containing protein has translation MLGRSLSPTRGKDSAVIGLRWSIIYSLVGLLVFFGASAFAAEVATDAPNYLIGTTVDIDGSAFGPDEFVTVQVTELDGTPIAGASGMPWSVSSDALGGFVTTWLVDYQGTSSELLLTATGQESGATASTTFVAGSTNLDQLQNGTTTTAPKWANGNINSSNSCYSEGRVVPYRAFITADTGSHFFTIEMEWTKANVHAFDYLGSYDFSEDSAITLAGGPCGDSGTTAPADCVAPTDSLVFPDPDTVSNYSGSIPGDFYPSTYEYNDTHYLMAYNAIIDSVGKYYFGGTASDRTWSVEVYYTQVDTGTVGFYWGGNLSQGDTTHWGVGNGSASVAGAPYHMRMKDFDGGGGANQDRSIQNGTICLPPEGEIVIDADSLCNDLDSTYTASDTSGGGAWLWSVTNGTIVGDSTLSSVDFTVDPGATSVTVHLNVCNTTGGCPGDFCCADLEVTLPTKSCCIPPVVSCPSDDTLFVCDLSPICVDGFTSSDDDGDLANCTVSLGTLNGTEVCFTPVEGANTITYICTDSCDLADTCETTIYVVLNSAPNTPTCPAGVDLVLCDLTDSICVDGFSCNGDPDGNFDYSYATGGVLNGGTVCLLPVEGANVITYICVDSCGDSSYCQTTVNVTLDTTGPEVTCPANISVVQCDLTDICIDGFSSVGSVSCSVDLGTLTGSQVCFTPVEGDNVITYTCVDSCGNESSCQTTVNVTLDTTGPEVTCPANVSVVQCDLTDICIDGFSSVGSVSCSVDLGTLTGSQVCFTPVEGDNVITYTCVDSCGNESSCQTTVNVTLDTTGPEVTCPANVSVVQCDLTDICIDGFSSVGSASCSVDLGTLTGSQVCFTPVEGDNVITYTCVDSCGNESSCQTTVNVTLDTTGPEVTCPANVSVVQCDLTDICIDGFSSVGSASCSVDLGTLTGTEVCFTPVEGDNVITYTCVDSCGNESSCQTTVNVTLDTTGPEVTCPANVSVVQCDLTDICIDGFSSVGSASCSVDLGTLTGTEVCFTPVEGDNVITYTCVDSCGNESSCQTTVNVTLDTTGPEVTCPANVTLDLCDITEVCIDGFSSVGSASCSVDIGTLTGSEVCFIPIEGDNVITYTCVDSCGNPSSCQTTVTVNLIPGLAPPSCPPSQTVQVCDLSQLCIDGFIASSGSVSCSVDLGTLTGSEVCFTPVEGDNVITFTCVDSCGVEASCQTTVTVDIIPDLEPPSCPPVDTILVCDLSELCIDGFFGSSGAVSCWATPGTLTGTTVCFTPVEGDNVITVGCVDVCGRTDSCQTTIHVILNSPPNEPTCPNEQTLFVCDLSQICIPGFECCTDPDGNLESCEVTGGTLTGSTVCFDPVEGYNTITVTCTDSCGATSSCTRRFNVVLNAPPVVTCPGDTSIIRCIVGDTVCVGAFSATDPDGNLSSTLLNGQPYTPGGQYCLEPDSGANLLIFTAIDSCGASATCTTIVDVEALPAEDCDLCPSITIEKTHNAIQGSHEYVAVTVDSSEIPMGGYDILIAYDASALNLQTVIPGPPFYDPAPDGCGWEYFVYRYGPCGACAGGCPSGQVRVFGLAETNNGPNHPDCFLPASLPATLFTLDFLVTNDRTFECQYIPVRFFWCDCGDNTVSSVNGNILYMAEHVYEFEGTEITDSTFGFPTYFGPQEGCLDPEPGKPTPHTCLTFTNGGVDIVCADSIDARGDINLNGNANEIADAVLLSNYFIQGLPVFNVNVDGQIAASDVNADGITLSVADLVYLIRIIVGDALPYFKQAPIVVGTDLAGGVLSVNASLGAAWLVVEGEQQPHLLASNMEMKYGYDAEADLTRILVFSLQKDQTFEGAFVAGLEGELVKFEAATYEGIPVTAKLVPDQFALYPSYPNPFNPVATIAFALAEAADYELTIYNALGREVKTFKGHSRPGVVEVQWNANGHASGIYLYRLKAGTFSETRKMVLLK, from the coding sequence TATCGACGGCTCCGCCTTTGGTCCCGATGAGTTTGTGACCGTTCAGGTTACCGAGTTGGACGGTACGCCGATAGCCGGCGCCAGTGGTATGCCCTGGTCGGTGTCAAGCGACGCTCTGGGAGGTTTTGTCACTACCTGGCTGGTGGATTATCAGGGAACAAGCAGCGAATTGCTGCTTACGGCGACCGGACAGGAGTCAGGCGCCACGGCTTCTACCACCTTTGTGGCCGGCAGCACAAATCTTGACCAGTTGCAGAACGGCACCACCACTACCGCTCCCAAATGGGCCAACGGCAATATCAACTCCTCCAACTCCTGTTACAGCGAGGGGCGGGTGGTACCCTATCGGGCCTTTATTACGGCCGACACCGGTTCGCACTTTTTCACTATTGAGATGGAGTGGACCAAGGCAAACGTTCACGCCTTTGATTATCTGGGCAGTTACGATTTTAGCGAGGACTCAGCAATCACGCTAGCCGGCGGCCCATGCGGCGATTCCGGTACGACAGCGCCCGCCGATTGTGTCGCCCCCACTGACTCACTGGTGTTTCCGGACCCGGACACAGTCTCGAATTATTCCGGCTCGATTCCGGGAGATTTCTATCCGAGCACCTATGAGTATAATGACACTCACTACCTTATGGCCTACAACGCGATTATCGACTCGGTCGGTAAGTACTACTTCGGCGGCACCGCCTCCGATCGCACCTGGTCGGTCGAAGTATACTACACACAAGTTGATACCGGAACGGTCGGTTTCTACTGGGGTGGTAATCTGTCTCAGGGTGACACGACTCATTGGGGCGTAGGCAATGGCTCGGCTTCGGTCGCCGGGGCGCCATACCACATGCGAATGAAAGATTTTGATGGCGGCGGTGGAGCCAACCAGGATCGCAGTATCCAAAACGGCACGATTTGTCTGCCGCCCGAAGGCGAGATTGTGATTGATGCCGATTCGCTTTGCAACGATCTCGATTCCACTTACACCGCATCTGATACCTCCGGCGGCGGTGCCTGGCTGTGGTCTGTCACCAATGGCACTATCGTGGGAGACAGTACGCTCAGTTCGGTCGACTTCACGGTCGATCCGGGAGCAACTTCGGTTACTGTCCATCTGAATGTTTGTAATACGACCGGTGGCTGTCCGGGTGACTTTTGTTGTGCCGATTTGGAGGTGACGCTTCCGACCAAGAGTTGCTGCATTCCGCCGGTAGTCAGTTGTCCGTCGGATGATACTCTGTTCGTCTGTGACCTGTCTCCAATCTGTGTGGACGGGTTTACAAGCAGTGACGATGACGGAGACCTTGCCAATTGCACCGTATCTCTTGGGACTCTCAATGGAACAGAAGTCTGTTTCACGCCGGTTGAAGGCGCCAATACTATTACCTACATCTGCACAGATTCCTGCGACCTGGCCGATACATGCGAAACTACGATTTACGTGGTACTCAACAGTGCGCCCAACACTCCGACCTGTCCTGCGGGCGTTGACTTGGTGCTCTGTGACCTGACCGACTCGATTTGTGTCGACGGTTTTAGCTGCAACGGTGATCCTGACGGCAATTTTGATTATAGCTATGCTACCGGCGGAGTGCTTAACGGCGGCACCGTCTGTCTCCTGCCGGTTGAAGGTGCTAACGTCATTACCTACATCTGTGTCGACAGTTGTGGAGATTCCTCATATTGTCAGACAACTGTTAACGTGACGCTCGACACCACCGGTCCCGAAGTAACATGCCCGGCCAACATCTCGGTAGTGCAGTGTGATCTTACCGATATCTGTATCGACGGTTTCAGCAGTGTCGGTTCGGTTAGTTGCTCGGTGGACCTTGGTACTCTGACCGGCAGCCAAGTCTGTTTCACGCCGGTTGAGGGTGACAATGTCATTACATACACCTGTGTTGACAGTTGCGGCAACGAGTCCAGTTGTCAGACGACGGTGAACGTGACGCTCGACACCACCGGTCCGGAAGTAACATGCCCGGCCAATGTCTCGGTGGTGCAGTGCGATCTTACCGATATCTGTATCGACGGTTTCAGCAGTGTTGGTTCGGTTAGTTGCTCGGTGGACCTTGGTACTCTGACCGGCAGCCAAGTTTGTTTCACGCCGGTTGAGGGTGACAATGTCATTACATACACCTGTGTTGACAGTTGCGGCAACGAGTCCAGTTGTCAGACGACGGTGAACGTGACGCTCGACACCACCGGTCCGGAAGTAACATGTCCGGCTAATGTCTCGGTGGTTCAGTGTGATCTTACCGATATCTGTATCGACGGTTTCAGCAGTGTTGGTTCGGCCAGTTGCTCGGTGGACCTGGGTACTTTGACCGGCAGCCAAGTCTGTTTCACGCCGGTCGAGGGTGACAATGTCATTACATACACCTGTGTTGACAGTTGCGGCAACGAGTCCAGTTGTCAGACGACGGTGAACGTGACGCTCGACACTACCGGTCCGGAAGTAACATGTCCGGCCAATGTCTCGGTGGTGCAGTGTGATCTTACCGATATCTGTATCGACGGTTTCAGCAGTGTCGGTTCGGCCAGTTGCTCGGTGGACCTGGGTACTTTGACCGGCACTGAAGTCTGTTTCACGCCGGTTGAGGGTGACAATGTTATCACATACACCTGCGTTGACAGTTGCGGCAACGAGTCCAGTTGTCAGACGACGGTGAATGTGACGCTCGACACCACCGGTCCGGAAGTAACCTGTCCGGCCAATGTCTCGGTGGTGCAGTGCGATCTTACCGATATCTGTATCGACGGTTTCAGCAGTGTCGGTTCGGCCAGTTGCTCGGTGGACCTGGGTACTTTGACCGGCACTGAAGTTTGTTTCACGCCGGTCGAGGGTGACAATGTCATTACATACACCTGTGTTGACAGTTGCGGCAACGAGTCCAGTTGTCAGACGACGGTGAACGTGACGCTTGACACTACCGGTCCGGAAGTAACCTGTCCGGCCAACGTCACGCTGGATCTATGCGACATCACAGAAGTGTGTATCGACGGTTTCAGCAGTGTCGGTTCGGCCAGTTGCTCGGTGGACATTGGTACATTGACCGGCAGCGAAGTTTGCTTTATCCCGATTGAGGGTGACAATGTTATTACTTACACCTGCGTTGACAGTTGCGGCAACCCGTCCAGCTGTCAGACAACGGTAACAGTGAATCTAATCCCCGGCCTTGCCCCCCCAAGCTGTCCGCCCAGCCAGACCGTCCAGGTGTGTGATCTGAGCCAGTTGTGCATTGATGGCTTCATCGCCAGCAGCGGTTCGGTTAGCTGTTCGGTGGACCTTGGTACTTTGACCGGCAGCGAAGTTTGCTTTACGCCGGTCGAGGGTGACAATGTTATCACATTCACCTGCGTTGACAGTTGCGGCGTTGAAGCCAGTTGTCAGACGACGGTAACCGTAGATATAATTCCAGACCTTGAGCCTCCAAGTTGTCCCCCAGTTGATACTATCCTGGTGTGCGACCTGAGCGAATTGTGCATCGACGGCTTCTTTGGTAGCAGCGGTGCCGTTAGCTGCTGGGCGACTCCAGGCACGCTGACCGGTACCACCGTCTGCTTCACGCCGGTCGAAGGCGACAACGTTATCACCGTCGGTTGTGTCGATGTCTGCGGACGGACAGATAGTTGTCAGACGACGATCCACGTGATACTCAACAGCCCCCCGAACGAGCCGACCTGTCCCAATGAGCAAACGCTGTTTGTGTGCGATCTGAGCCAGATCTGTATTCCCGGTTTCGAGTGCTGCACCGATCCGGATGGTAACCTGGAGTCGTGTGAGGTAACAGGTGGCACGCTCACCGGCAGCACGGTCTGTTTCGATCCGGTTGAGGGCTACAATACGATTACCGTTACCTGCACCGATTCATGCGGCGCAACTTCCAGTTGCACACGAAGGTTCAACGTTGTTCTCAACGCTCCACCGGTGGTGACCTGTCCGGGAGATACTTCCATTATTCGGTGTATTGTAGGTGACACGGTGTGTGTTGGGGCGTTCAGCGCCACCGACCCTGATGGCAACCTATCATCCACTCTTCTTAATGGCCAGCCATACACTCCAGGCGGTCAGTACTGTCTTGAGCCCGACTCCGGCGCCAACCTGCTCATATTCACGGCCATTGACTCCTGTGGCGCCAGTGCAACCTGCACCACCATAGTTGATGTCGAGGCCCTTCCGGCTGAGGATTGCGATCTGTGTCCGTCGATTACGATCGAAAAGACCCACAATGCCATCCAGGGTTCGCATGAATATGTGGCGGTCACAGTAGACTCAAGCGAGATTCCAATGGGCGGCTATGACATCTTGATCGCCTATGATGCCTCAGCGCTGAATCTGCAAACCGTAATCCCCGGACCGCCGTTCTATGATCCGGCTCCGGACGGTTGTGGATGGGAGTATTTCGTGTACCGCTATGGTCCTTGCGGCGCTTGTGCCGGTGGCTGTCCTTCCGGTCAGGTCAGGGTATTCGGTTTGGCCGAGACCAACAACGGTCCCAATCATCCCGACTGCTTCCTGCCCGCCTCCCTACCGGCGACTTTGTTTACGCTGGACTTCCTGGTCACCAACGACCGCACTTTTGAGTGTCAGTATATCCCGGTCAGGTTCTTCTGGTGTGACTGCGGTGACAACACGGTGTCGTCGGTGAATGGTAATATCCTGTATATGGCCGAGCATGTGTACGAGTTCGAAGGCACTGAGATTACCGACTCCACCTTTGGCTTCCCCACCTACTTCGGTCCGCAGGAGGGGTGTCTCGATCCCGAGCCGGGTAAGCCGACTCCGCACACATGCCTGACTTTCACCAATGGTGGTGTCGATATCGTATGCGCCGACTCCATCGATGCCCGTGGTGACATCAACCTTAACGGCAACGCCAACGAGATAGCCGACGCTGTTCTGTTGAGCAATTACTTCATTCAGGGACTCCCGGTGTTCAATGTCAATGTCGACGGCCAGATTGCCGCTTCTGATGTCAACGCCGACGGAATTACGTTGTCGGTGGCCGATCTTGTGTACTTGATCCGCATCATTGTCGGTGATGCTCTTCCATACTTCAAGCAGGCACCAATTGTCGTCGGAACAGACCTTGCCGGCGGTGTGTTGAGCGTTAACGCTTCGCTCGGTGCCGCCTGGTTGGTAGTGGAGGGTGAGCAACAGCCTCACCTGCTGGCATCCAACATGGAGATGAAGTACGGCTACGACGCCGAGGCAGATTTGACCAGAATCCTGGTCTTCAGCCTACAGAAGGACCAGACTTTTGAAGGTGCCTTCGTAGCCGGGCTTGAAGGTGAATTGGTCAAATTCGAAGCTGCAACCTACGAGGGTATCCCCGTAACGGCGAAACTGGTTCCGGATCAGTTTGCCCTTTACCCGAGTTACCCGAATCCGTTCAACCCGGTTGCAACTATTGCCTTCGCATTGGCCGAGGCGGCCGATTATGAACTGACCATCTACAACGCGCTGGGTCGCGAGGTGAAAACCTTCAAGGGTCACAGCAGACCGGGTGTGGTGGAGGTTCAGTGGAACGCCAACGGTCACGCCTCAGGCATCTATTTGTACCGCCTCAAGGCAGGTACCTTCTCTGAGACCCGCAAGATGGTGCTGTTGAAGTAA